AGTCCATGATCCTTTGGTAGCTCTCCGCCCCGGCGTGATGAACCTCGTCAATCAAAATGTAATCAAAGTCATCGGGGGAGAAGCGGTGCAGGTGTTCCTCCCGTGACAGGGTTTGAACGCTGGCAAATAGGTACTTGGCGTTCTTGTCTCTGGCCCCACCAGTGTAGAGGCCAAAATTGGCTGGATCACCACCTAAGATATTTTGAAAACTCTGGCAGGACTTTTGCAAGATCTGTTCCCGGTGGGCCAAGAACAGCATCCGCTTGGGCTTGGCCGCCCGAACGTCGAAGGCTCCCAGGTAAGTTTTCCCGGTCCCAGTCGCCGACACCACCAGCCCGCGGTCCTTGCCGGCCAGGCGCAGGGCCTCAATTTCATTTAGGGCCGCCGTTTGCATTTGGTTTGGCTTAACCTGCTGCGCCTTTCCCGGTTCATCCGACGGCGTCACGTAATCGTGCACCGCCCTGTTAACTTGGTGGTCCGCTTGGTAAGCCTTGCGGTAGCCGTCCAGCCAGTCCTCACTCAGCGGCTTGGCGTCCCTCCATTCGGCCTCAAAGTTTTCCTCGATTTGACGGGTGATCTCACCGTTATTCAGGGAGCTGACCTTTAAACTCCACTCGTAGTTTTGGTTTTTCATCAGGGCGCTGGCGGTTAAATTAGCACTACCGATGATCACCGTTTGGTAGTCGCGGTGCTTAAAGAGGTAACCCTTCTGGTGAAAACCCTTGACGGTGGCAATCCGGACCCCTAAGTTGTCGATTTTAAGTAGTTCTTCAAACATGTCCGGCTGGTTAAATTGCAGGTAAGTCGACGTCAAGAGCCGCCCCTTGACTCCCCGGGCCGCCAAGGTTCTAAAGAGCGGCTTGAGGTTGGAGACCATTGCGTCGGTCACGAAGGCCACCGCAAAGGCGTACTCCGTCGCGTCGTTTAATTCTGAACGCAGCTGGTCCCAGATCTGGTTATCAAACTGGTTCGTTAATAGCTTAGGCCCGAAGTCACCAATTGGTTGGACCCCATCTTGGTCAACGTAGCCGTGCAAAAGAGAGGCGCCCATCTCCTTAGCCAGGCTCCCCTGTGTCCCTAACTCATCCAATAAGTGATCGTAATTAACATCTTGATGCATTCTTTTCTCCCATTAAATAGACAGTTGGGTCAAGTCTTCTTGCCCGATCAATTCCGCGATTTGCCGATCCGTGGCGGCCCAGTCTAACTTCCCTAACTGGGTCTGCTCACACCAAACGACCTTGCCGTGCGCCATTAGCCGTAAGTCCTCGCTAGCTAAGCGCACGTAGTAAACCGTTAGATTCACGGTCCCAAAGTCATACTCATGCTTAAAGGTCGGCCCCACTGCCGGGCCTACTTGAGCTTGAACCGAAAACTCCTCCTCTAGCTCCCGGGTCAGCGCTTGCTCGGGTGTTTCGCCAGCCTTGATTTTGCCGCCGGGAAACTCCCACTGTTGACCGAGAACTCGTGCGTCGGCCCGCTGCGTTGCCAAGATTTGATTTTGGTCGTTTAAAATGGCGGCCCCAACCACCTGAATCTGTTTACTCATCGTTTTCCCCCGTTTTCTTTCAGTATAGCAAAGTTAAATCCGGTTCGATTCTCTACCCCAACATCCACTTGGCAATCAGTTTCGCCATCTCCTCGACCGACTCGCGGTCCTCTTTTTCTAGCCAGCGCTTGATGACGGCCACGTTACCGTAAAAGACGTAGCGGCGTTGATAGTCGCGCTGTTCTTGGGTCATGTTCTTGGGGTGGGTCTTTTGGCCCTGGGTCAAGACGAAGAGCTGGTCTTGAAAGTCACCCAGGTTGTCTTGGGCAAACAGTACCAAAAAGGTCTGGCGCCGTTCTTGCACGTATTCCAGCACCGCCTGCATGATCGACTCCAGGGCGGCCCGTTTGTCTTGGCACTGGCCGTGGTTAGCCACGCTTTGTTGCAGGTCGGTAAAGACCTCTTCTTCTAGTTCCCACATCACGTCCATCGGGTTGCCGTAGTGGGCGTAAAAGGTCGACCGGTTGACGTCGGCCTTCTCGCACAGCTTTTTGACCGAGATTTCGCCAACCTGCCGATTGGCCATCAGCTCGATCAGGGCTTCTTTAATGACCCGCTTGGTGTATTTGACCCGGCGGTTTTCTTCTTTTTCAGCCATCTTTTCCTCCTTGTTTCCAACATAAAAACGACTTTGTGTTGGTTTTAAAACAAATTGTCGTTTCTTGCTGTGATCACCGCTTGCTCCCCTCACTATAATACAGCCATGTCATTAACACAACACTGTGTTGGAAAGGGAGAATGAATATGACTTCAAGTTCCGTTGATGTGCACGGAAAAACCTATAACCGCATCCTGTTGGTCATCGTGGTGATGATCGGCTCCTTTGCGACCGTTTTAAACCAAACCTTTTTAGCCACCGCCCTGCCGACTTTTATGCGGGTCTTTGACGTGTCGACTGCGACCGTCCAATGGCTGTCGACTGGCTTTTTGCTGGTCAACGGGATCATGATCCCAATCTCGGCGTGGCTAGCCGATAACGTCCCGACCAAGCGCCTCTACTTAATCACAATGCTGATCTTCTTTTG
The nucleotide sequence above comes from Limosilactobacillus fermentum. Encoded proteins:
- a CDS encoding (deoxy)nucleoside triphosphate pyrophosphohydrolase, producing the protein MSKQIQVVGAAILNDQNQILATQRADARVLGQQWEFPGGKIKAGETPEQALTRELEEEFSVQAQVGPAVGPTFKHEYDFGTVNLTVYYVRLASEDLRLMAHGKVVWCEQTQLGKLDWAATDRQIAELIGQEDLTQLSI
- a CDS encoding TetR/AcrR family transcriptional regulator, producing the protein MAEKEENRRVKYTKRVIKEALIELMANRQVGEISVKKLCEKADVNRSTFYAHYGNPMDVMWELEEEVFTDLQQSVANHGQCQDKRAALESIMQAVLEYVQERRQTFLVLFAQDNLGDFQDQLFVLTQGQKTHPKNMTQEQRDYQRRYVFYGNVAVIKRWLEKEDRESVEEMAKLIAKWMLG